A window from Ignavibacteriota bacterium encodes these proteins:
- a CDS encoding tyrosine-type recombinase/integrase — translation MIKINKAINDFINHCIYEKNLSPKTIKSYKIDLSQLFNFLINNDYSVDISEITKHELREYLISISALRPKSVKRKIAVLKAMFNYLEFEDAIVINPFRKMRIKIREPKVLPKAMNKTEVYSIFKTAYKQISSECSQTAYSYAEKLRNIVVIELLFATGARVSEIADLKKENVNIYSGLIKIKGKGNKERIINICNKETFKILQDYYKLFIKKIEGCGGYFLINRLGKKLSDQSVRTIVRNLALNSSFQKKITPHMFRHTFATLLLEKDVDIKYIQSMLGHSSILTTQIYTQVNNTKQKQILKLKHPRKELIMLES, via the coding sequence ATGATTAAAATCAACAAAGCCATAAATGATTTCATAAATCATTGTATCTACGAAAAAAACTTAAGTCCTAAAACCATAAAGTCATATAAAATTGATTTAAGTCAACTATTTAATTTCTTAATTAATAATGATTACTCTGTTGATATCTCTGAAATAACAAAACATGAACTTAGAGAATATCTTATTTCTATTTCCGCGTTAAGGCCGAAATCAGTGAAAAGAAAAATTGCTGTGCTTAAGGCAATGTTCAATTATCTTGAATTTGAAGATGCAATAGTAATAAATCCATTTAGAAAAATGAGAATCAAAATACGTGAACCAAAAGTACTTCCTAAAGCCATGAATAAGACTGAAGTTTATAGTATTTTTAAGACCGCATACAAGCAAATATCTTCAGAATGTAGTCAAACAGCATATTCTTATGCAGAAAAACTAAGAAATATTGTTGTAATAGAGTTGTTATTTGCTACTGGTGCGAGGGTATCGGAAATTGCTGATCTTAAAAAAGAGAATGTAAATATTTATTCCGGATTGATTAAAATTAAAGGGAAGGGAAACAAGGAAAGAATCATAAATATTTGTAATAAAGAAACATTTAAAATATTACAAGATTACTACAAATTATTTATAAAAAAAATCGAAGGTTGTGGTGGATATTTTTTAATTAATAGATTAGGTAAAAAGTTATCTGACCAATCTGTAAGAACCATAGTTCGCAACCTTGCATTAAATTCATCTTTTCAAAAAAAAATTACTCCCCATATGTTTAGACATACTTTTGCAACATTGCTACTCGAAAAAGATGTTGATATAAAATATATCCAATCAATGTTAGGACATAGTTCCATTCTGACAACGCAAATTTATACTCAAGTAAATAACACAAAACAAAAACAAATCCTAAAATTAAAACACCCGCGTAAAGAACTCATTATGCTTGAATCTTAG
- a CDS encoding response regulator transcription factor, which yields MKNKMIRVFIADDHNLFREGIITLLEKQNDIIVVGEAEDGFSLIAQYNEKKPNILLADISMPGKSGPDAVKSITNGNKDIKVLFLSQHTSDDYIYAVIQSGGNGLLSKNCMKSELILAIKTVMKGEKYFLGKTQKELDAIMNRFNLLSKKKSKENTDALTKKEKEVLILVGENYSSKAIAEKLKISIRTVDSHRMNIMAKLQLKSLPGLIVFARDYVREQNTENL from the coding sequence ATGAAAAATAAAATGATAAGAGTATTTATTGCAGATGATCACAATTTATTTAGAGAAGGTATTATCACACTTTTAGAGAAACAAAATGATATTATTGTGGTAGGAGAAGCTGAAGATGGATTTTCTTTGATTGCTCAGTACAATGAGAAAAAGCCGAATATTCTTTTAGCAGATATTTCGATGCCCGGAAAAAGTGGACCCGATGCAGTAAAATCAATTACAAATGGGAATAAGGATATTAAAGTTTTGTTTCTCTCACAACATACGAGTGATGATTATATTTATGCCGTTATTCAATCCGGCGGTAATGGATTATTAAGTAAAAATTGCATGAAGTCAGAATTGATTTTAGCCATTAAAACAGTAATGAAGGGAGAAAAATATTTTTTAGGAAAAACACAGAAAGAATTAGATGCTATAATGAATAGGTTTAACTTACTTAGTAAGAAAAAATCTAAAGAAAACACAGATGCATTAACAAAAAAGGAAAAAGAAGTACTAATTTTAGTTGGTGAAAATTACTCAAGTAAAGCAATCGCTGAAAAATTAAAAATATCAATCCGAACAGTTGATTCACATAGAATGAATATTATGGCAAAGTTACAATTAAAATCCTTACCCGGATTGATTGTTTTTGCGCGTGATTATGTTAGAGAGCAAAATACCGAAAATTTATGA
- a CDS encoding 6-bladed beta-propeller: MKIKNNFVVTLIFIQLFINSIIYLQNEKKVNYETLLTIGKDVLGDVEYLFNDPKFVLTDKENNIYVAERSELTIRVFDPNGNFLRRIGRRGRGPGEFLDITLMFINSDDEIIVFDNFNAKINFFKINGVFIKQITFKFDDILWPRSIIENNKHYLLGFKLPNINGSFHLFNKNFSKSKIKFPNKIFNESDDKLVDEIMSLAFKNSSVFYNNNTIILAKHFYDGIIYILQEESSGWIVKSRIKGFVGKPFAYERVSSNSNVYNDDGELIYELVTQYEGEKIIANIFNESFGFFKLKNGHILHFTNVLNKGRKYLGFEHYNNKYNLIEYNYLEFKNYDQNKAVFFDKEIVWKDNEDNFYLIDRSKYPKILKIKLKM; this comes from the coding sequence ATGAAAATAAAAAATAATTTTGTTGTAACATTGATTTTTATTCAATTATTTATAAATTCAATTATTTATTTACAAAACGAAAAAAAAGTTAATTATGAAACTTTACTGACGATTGGCAAGGATGTTTTAGGGGATGTAGAGTATTTGTTTAATGATCCGAAATTTGTCTTAACAGATAAGGAAAATAATATTTATGTTGCTGAACGATCTGAACTAACAATAAGAGTTTTTGACCCAAATGGAAATTTTCTAAGGAGAATTGGAAGACGCGGTAGAGGTCCAGGAGAATTTTTAGATATTACGTTAATGTTTATAAATTCAGATGACGAAATAATTGTTTTTGATAATTTTAATGCCAAAATAAATTTCTTTAAAATTAATGGGGTATTTATTAAACAGATCACATTCAAATTTGATGATATTTTATGGCCAAGAAGTATTATTGAAAATAATAAACATTACTTATTAGGTTTTAAATTACCAAATATTAATGGCAGTTTTCATTTATTTAATAAAAACTTTTCTAAATCAAAAATTAAATTTCCCAATAAAATATTTAATGAAAGTGATGACAAGCTTGTGGATGAAATAATGTCATTAGCATTTAAAAACAGCTCTGTATTTTATAATAATAATACTATTATTTTAGCAAAGCACTTTTATGATGGAATTATATATATATTACAAGAGGAATCATCAGGATGGATAGTGAAGTCAAGAATTAAAGGTTTTGTAGGAAAACCATTTGCATATGAAAGAGTAAGTTCAAATAGTAATGTATATAATGATGATGGAGAGTTAATTTATGAGTTAGTGACACAATATGAAGGTGAGAAAATAATTGCAAATATTTTTAATGAAAGTTTTGGTTTTTTCAAGTTAAAAAATGGACATATTTTACACTTTACTAATGTTCTTAATAAAGGTCGAAAGTATTTAGGATTTGAACATTATAATAATAAATATAACTTAATTGAATATAACTATTTGGAATTTAAAAATTATGATCAAAATAAAGCTGTTTTCTTTGATAAAGAAATTGTATGGAAAGATAATGAAGATAATTTCTATTTAATAGATAGATCAAAATACCCTAAAATTCTAAAAATAAAATTAAAAATGTGA
- a CDS encoding methylamine utilization protein has protein sequence MEIAENNFLNNVKKIDYSLTLFNITYYCIVIILLFSGLSKIINPLPLLETLELFSFSEDLNLIVTLLLPIFEIILGLLLLFKIKIKTTLLIVSILFLSFVAFSIYVTVIGTDGDCGCFGNVIKSEFGWGMIIRNIIFFIFSIILYIKQKSLNKLNRKLVTELIK, from the coding sequence ATGGAAATTGCTGAAAATAATTTTTTAAATAATGTAAAAAAAATTGACTATTCATTAACTTTATTCAACATAACTTATTATTGCATTGTCATAATTTTACTATTTAGTGGATTATCAAAAATCATTAATCCTTTACCTTTATTAGAAACTCTTGAACTTTTTTCTTTCTCAGAAGATCTAAATTTAATCGTTACACTACTATTGCCAATATTTGAAATTATTCTTGGGTTATTACTTTTATTTAAGATAAAGATTAAAACAACTTTACTTATAGTATCAATATTATTTTTATCTTTTGTTGCATTCAGTATATATGTAACAGTAATTGGAACTGATGGCGATTGTGGATGCTTTGGAAATGTAATTAAAAGTGAGTTTGGTTGGGGTATGATTATAAGAAACATCATTTTTTTTATTTTTTCAATAATATTATATATTAAACAAAAAAGTCTAAATAAATTAAATAGAAAGTTAGTTACTGAATTAATTAAATAA
- a CDS encoding sulfatase-like hydrolase/transferase has product MMPNKGIIKYVINEPLSTWSLVKNYIENWEILLTIIGISLFFFLFINNAPKIYLDRKNWLVNFGISLFTLVSILSITQKFDQCGLPASQTITAGLDFILISNEEKKTKTLVKTGNIKIPKLDKTADFNVILIINESVRRSAVQIFNDTLKTTPNLFEFKDRHKNDFYQFNWARTNATLTFLSVPSILNGLSPFADKNLWLATPLFWDYAKSISLETFLISSHCFTWGGWKNYMLQSENLDYYYTECEFNDEKNDQINHPLGIGDDNIFITKTINHIDSLYKLKKQFCGVLHLFGPHAPYWYKAENRKFTRNSRETDYFNSIYEQDLSLNKLWNYLEKNQLIDKTVIAFTSDHGEAFGGRNINGHLTSYFEETIGIPLWLYIPNNLLNENEKKILQKNSNNNVSNIDILPTILDLLNIPVVKEIDEKNYGKSLLHRMDKKREIFITNYNNINYLRFDKSYCLITDSLKYIYKKFNEKLEIRVYNFLKDPKEKFNLFNKKIPIVDENTTLINNL; this is encoded by the coding sequence ATGATGCCTAATAAAGGAATTATCAAATATGTTATTAACGAACCACTTTCGACATGGTCACTTGTAAAAAATTATATTGAAAATTGGGAAATTTTATTAACAATTATTGGAATAAGTTTGTTCTTTTTTCTTTTCATTAACAATGCTCCCAAAATATATCTTGATAGAAAAAATTGGTTAGTAAATTTCGGAATTAGTTTATTTACTTTAGTTTCAATACTTAGCATTACTCAAAAATTTGACCAATGTGGTTTACCAGCTTCTCAGACTATAACCGCAGGCTTGGATTTCATTTTAATAAGTAATGAAGAAAAGAAAACAAAAACCTTAGTAAAAACCGGGAATATAAAAATTCCTAAACTCGATAAAACTGCGGATTTTAATGTTATTTTGATTATTAATGAAAGTGTTAGGCGTTCTGCTGTGCAAATATTTAATGATACATTAAAAACAACGCCTAATTTATTTGAATTTAAGGATAGACATAAAAATGATTTTTATCAGTTCAATTGGGCACGTACAAATGCAACACTTACTTTCCTATCAGTGCCATCAATTCTAAACGGATTATCGCCATTTGCAGATAAAAACCTATGGCTCGCTACTCCACTTTTTTGGGATTACGCAAAATCTATATCGCTGGAAACATTTTTAATTTCTTCCCATTGTTTTACGTGGGGAGGATGGAAAAACTATATGCTACAAAGTGAAAATTTAGATTATTATTATACAGAATGTGAATTTAACGATGAAAAGAATGACCAAATTAATCATCCTCTTGGAATTGGAGATGATAACATTTTTATTACCAAAACAATTAATCATATTGATTCATTATATAAATTGAAAAAACAATTTTGTGGTGTTCTTCACTTGTTTGGCCCCCATGCACCATATTGGTACAAGGCAGAAAATAGAAAGTTTACACGGAATTCAAGAGAAACAGATTATTTTAATTCTATATATGAGCAAGATTTATCGTTAAACAAATTGTGGAATTATCTGGAAAAAAATCAATTAATTGATAAAACAGTAATTGCATTTACTTCAGACCATGGAGAAGCATTTGGTGGCAGAAATATCAACGGTCATCTTACTAGTTATTTTGAAGAAACGATTGGAATACCATTATGGCTTTATATTCCCAACAATTTACTAAACGAAAATGAGAAAAAAATATTACAAAAAAATAGTAATAATAATGTATCAAATATTGATATACTACCAACTATTTTAGACCTACTTAATATACCAGTTGTTAAAGAGATAGATGAAAAAAATTATGGGAAATCTCTTTTACACCGGATGGATAAAAAAAGAGAAATCTTTATCACAAACTATAATAATATAAATTATTTAAGATTCGATAAAAGTTATTGTTTAATTACAGATTCATTGAAATATATTTATAAGAAATTCAATGAGAAATTAGAAATAAGAGTATATAATTTTCTTAAAGACCCAAAAGAAAAATTTAATTTGTTTAATAAAAAGATACCTATTGTTGATGAAAATACAACTTTGATAAATAACTTATAA
- a CDS encoding 6-bladed beta-propeller, protein MRKLRQDIFYFIVIIPILLNTCTENSNSKKVGMENNETRPIQFGKTKKELVFTFNKVDDDDSQRKISEINLNSKLEIGGIDTNLFLYPSNVRIDEKKNIYIVDNLDCSVSKFDKSGNFITKYGRKGKGPGEFDNAFYFDVTQDGKVAIVSPNDFKFTVFDNDKMFEVKDKNSPNRLCFFSSEEIIIFQLFDPITTSPIVKVNFKNRELFEYQNILSKKTFGGENFGMLPLLLGDIHNYNKNQIVYIARVLGYIIIYNETGKISKVFKQLNKSKTPGYERIESKNKDMDSPIIRFPRREELLFRCTNVYKDNLYILLEMEDENSEEFIVDIYSLQECKYKNSIILKGFGDIIGTYFTDKELYVIKGNTELEVLEYIIIDE, encoded by the coding sequence ATGAGAAAATTAAGACAAGATATATTTTACTTTATTGTTATTATACCAATTTTATTAAATACTTGTACGGAAAATTCAAATAGTAAAAAAGTTGGTATGGAGAATAATGAAACTAGACCTATACAATTCGGAAAGACAAAAAAGGAATTAGTATTTACTTTTAATAAGGTAGATGATGATGATTCACAAAGAAAAATATCAGAAATAAATTTGAATTCTAAATTAGAAATTGGTGGAATAGACACAAATTTATTTCTTTATCCTTCAAATGTAAGAATTGATGAGAAAAAAAACATTTATATCGTAGACAATCTAGATTGCTCGGTTTCAAAATTTGATAAATCCGGAAACTTCATTACAAAATATGGTAGGAAAGGAAAAGGTCCAGGAGAATTTGATAATGCCTTTTATTTTGACGTAACACAAGATGGTAAGGTTGCTATTGTTAGTCCTAATGACTTTAAATTTACTGTATTTGATAATGATAAAATGTTTGAAGTTAAAGATAAAAATAGCCCAAATAGATTGTGTTTCTTTTCATCAGAAGAAATAATTATCTTTCAATTATTTGATCCAATTACCACATCACCAATTGTAAAAGTTAATTTTAAAAATAGAGAATTATTCGAATATCAAAATATTTTAAGTAAAAAAACATTTGGAGGAGAAAATTTTGGAATGCTACCTTTACTCTTAGGTGATATACATAATTATAATAAAAACCAAATTGTTTACATTGCTCGAGTTCTGGGTTATATTATTATTTATAATGAAACCGGAAAAATTTCAAAAGTCTTTAAACAACTAAATAAGTCTAAAACTCCTGGTTATGAAAGAATTGAGAGCAAGAATAAAGATATGGATTCACCAATTATTAGATTCCCGCGTCGAGAAGAACTACTATTTAGATGTACTAATGTTTACAAAGACAATCTATATATTTTACTTGAAATGGAAGATGAAAACTCCGAGGAGTTTATTGTAGACATCTATTCTTTACAAGAATGTAAATATAAAAATTCAATCATTCTGAAAGGATTTGGAGATATTATTGGGACATACTTTACGGATAAAGAATTATATGTTATTAAAGGAAACACAGAACTTGAAGTTTTAGAATATATAATTATAGATGAGTAG
- a CDS encoding efflux RND transporter permease subunit gives MLFIGIAFVGIYSFSKLGIDLLPNLTLPHLVVHTTYQNSTPEEIEKLVTEPLESAIGTVTGVKKINSISKESISVISIDFLWGTNMDMAVLSLREKLDNIRFALPKDTGRPTIIRADPSSEPVLSLALTYRLKLKEDRWKASKNGSHVSESAIRYVDHDSPEYDIKRLIDLKEAARVIFRRRFEQLEGVAQTIVTGGLEREILVEVNPQKLTSYNISFNDIESALKSANINMPAGSIMNGLFRYSLRTLGEYDNINEIKKTLISYKNNRAILLSDIADVKDNFKERDGLTRLDGSETVGLLIYKESGSNTVSISKTIKETIKTLEKEYPEFKLIVVSDQSGFIENAIANVKQEILYGGILAVFVLFFFLGNLRNVFIIGITIPASLVLTILLMYLFQINFNIISLGGIAVGVGMLLDNAIIVIENVVRYREEGLSIHQAALKGSSEVSMPIVAATLTTIAVFLPLIFVKGIAGELFKDQSYAIAFSLTSSIIVALTLIPMLASRKKYFSLNKDQRKEFILIEKGNRSNIFISIIYWIKFPFQLIIKTIQLILLNVFIYLSERLSFYFNKFYKICNRWLDKLIVKYEILLEWSLNNKKLVLSITAFLLFITILAGIDIKKEFIPAYEQDEFIVELIYPKGTSLKGNAYLTSEIEEKILNIPQVKNIVSNIGRVNEFDFINKEQQSVNKSNLIVKLDSYKSFYKVISILKQVFKNIGITKYSFKHIKTTYSEIIQPSEYDIEIKIKNKDLDIAYSTANELTESLNNNKIEGVTNIRMGDNKGISEYNLTIDEKRCNVYGLTTDEVSNRICYLVKGNEATLFSDFDKKIAINIKTKSKARDDISKILSQYIIKGNTSIQIKELVDVNLKNSFSQIRREDQSRTIFIYADINNISVDDAVDKLQKQIGKLPKIKDQTIIIGGANEELHSSFSQLFIALLISIFLMYMVLTMEFESFLFPFIIIIAVPLGLIGGILSLYILGESISIISIMGLIILVGIADNDAVVKVEFIIRKRKEGLNIHDAILQAGKERFRPIVMNSMTVIFALIPMIIGVGAGTQLRISLSLAVAGGLFSATFLTLIVIPVLYTYLERWSKKRILN, from the coding sequence ATGCTATTCATTGGTATAGCATTCGTGGGTATTTATTCTTTTTCAAAATTGGGTATTGATCTTCTTCCAAACCTTACTCTACCTCATTTGGTTGTTCACACAACATATCAGAACTCTACACCAGAAGAAATAGAAAAACTTGTTACCGAACCTTTGGAATCAGCAATTGGAACAGTAACAGGCGTTAAGAAAATAAATTCAATATCAAAAGAAAGCATATCGGTTATTTCAATTGATTTTCTTTGGGGAACAAATATGGATATGGCTGTGCTTTCCCTAAGAGAAAAACTTGACAATATCAGATTTGCTTTGCCCAAGGATACTGGTAGACCAACAATTATAAGAGCTGACCCATCTTCTGAACCGGTTCTTAGTTTAGCATTGACGTATAGACTTAAATTAAAAGAAGATAGATGGAAAGCGAGTAAAAATGGAAGCCATGTGTCTGAATCAGCAATACGGTATGTTGATCATGATTCACCGGAATATGATATAAAACGATTAATTGACTTAAAAGAGGCAGCAAGAGTTATATTTAGAAGAAGATTTGAACAATTAGAAGGAGTTGCTCAAACAATCGTTACAGGTGGTTTGGAAAGGGAAATTTTAGTTGAGGTTAATCCACAGAAATTAACTTCCTACAATATTTCATTCAACGATATTGAATCAGCATTAAAATCCGCAAATATAAATATGCCTGCCGGTTCAATAATGAATGGATTATTTAGATATTCTTTAAGAACATTGGGTGAATATGACAATATAAATGAAATAAAGAAAACCCTCATTAGTTACAAAAATAATAGAGCAATATTATTAAGTGATATTGCCGATGTGAAAGATAACTTTAAAGAACGAGATGGTTTAACGAGATTGGATGGCTCTGAAACAGTTGGATTACTTATTTATAAAGAATCTGGTTCAAACACAGTTTCAATTTCCAAAACAATAAAAGAAACAATAAAAACATTAGAGAAAGAATATCCAGAATTTAAATTAATTGTAGTTTCTGATCAGTCTGGTTTTATTGAGAATGCAATTGCTAACGTAAAACAAGAAATTCTATATGGGGGTATTCTTGCAGTATTTGTTTTATTCTTTTTTCTCGGAAATTTACGCAACGTATTTATTATTGGCATAACAATTCCTGCTTCACTTGTTCTAACAATATTACTTATGTATTTATTTCAAATAAATTTCAATATTATTTCACTTGGCGGTATTGCCGTCGGTGTCGGTATGCTTTTGGACAACGCAATAATTGTTATTGAAAATGTTGTTAGGTATAGAGAAGAGGGATTATCAATTCACCAAGCCGCTCTTAAAGGTTCGAGTGAAGTTTCAATGCCGATAGTAGCCGCAACACTTACAACTATTGCAGTATTCTTACCATTGATATTTGTTAAGGGAATTGCCGGTGAATTATTTAAGGATCAATCTTATGCAATAGCCTTTTCGTTGACTTCATCAATAATTGTTGCACTTACGTTAATTCCAATGCTGGCATCAAGGAAGAAATATTTTTCTTTAAATAAAGATCAAAGAAAGGAATTTATTTTAATAGAAAAAGGAAATCGTTCAAATATTTTTATAAGTATAATATATTGGATAAAATTTCCATTTCAGCTAATAATTAAAACCATACAGTTAATTTTATTAAATGTGTTCATTTATTTATCAGAAAGATTATCTTTTTATTTCAATAAATTTTATAAGATTTGTAATCGCTGGCTTGATAAATTAATAGTTAAATATGAAATACTCCTTGAGTGGTCACTAAATAACAAAAAATTAGTTCTCTCAATAACTGCTTTTTTACTTTTCATAACAATATTGGCAGGAATTGATATAAAAAAAGAATTTATTCCCGCATATGAACAAGATGAATTTATTGTTGAATTAATTTATCCAAAAGGTACTTCGTTAAAAGGCAATGCATATTTAACATCGGAAATAGAAGAAAAAATATTAAATATTCCTCAAGTGAAGAATATTGTCTCAAATATAGGACGTGTAAATGAATTTGATTTTATTAACAAAGAACAACAATCTGTCAACAAATCAAATCTGATTGTTAAGCTTGATTCGTATAAAAGTTTTTATAAAGTTATTTCAATACTAAAGCAAGTATTTAAGAATATAGGTATCACTAAATATTCTTTTAAACATATAAAAACAACTTATTCTGAAATTATTCAACCTTCAGAATATGATATTGAAATAAAAATAAAAAATAAAGACTTAGATATAGCTTATTCAACTGCCAATGAATTGACTGAATCTTTAAACAATAATAAAATTGAGGGAGTAACAAATATAAGAATGGGGGATAATAAAGGAATTTCTGAATATAATTTAACAATTGATGAGAAAAGGTGTAATGTATATGGCTTAACAACAGATGAAGTATCAAATAGAATTTGTTATTTAGTTAAGGGTAATGAAGCAACTTTATTTTCTGATTTTGATAAAAAGATTGCAATAAATATAAAAACAAAAAGTAAAGCTCGTGATGATATCAGTAAAATCTTAAGTCAATATATAATTAAAGGTAATACAAGTATACAGATTAAAGAATTAGTTGATGTAAATTTAAAGAACAGTTTTAGTCAAATTCGAAGAGAAGATCAAAGCCGAACAATCTTTATTTATGCAGATATTAATAATATTAGTGTTGATGATGCAGTGGATAAACTTCAAAAACAAATTGGTAAATTACCTAAAATAAAAGATCAAACAATTATTATTGGCGGTGCAAATGAAGAACTGCATAGTTCATTTTCCCAACTGTTTATTGCATTATTAATATCAATATTTTTAATGTATATGGTTCTAACAATGGAATTTGAATCTTTTTTATTTCCTTTTATAATAATTATTGCAGTCCCTTTGGGATTGATTGGTGGTATTTTATCTTTATATATTTTAGGTGAAAGTATAAGTATAATATCAATTATGGGATTAATTATTTTAGTTGGTATTGCTGATAATGATGCGGTTGTAAAAGTAGAATTTATTATAAGGAAAAGAAAAGAAGGATTAAATATACATGATGCAATATTGCAAGCTGGTAAAGAAAGATTTAGACCAATAGTGATGAACTCTATGACAGTTATCTTTGCTCTAATTCCAATGATAATAGGTGTGGGAGCTGGAACTCAATTAAGAATATCTCTTTCGTTGGCTGTTGCTGGCGGACTTTTCTCCGCAACTTTTTTAACATTAATAGTAATTCCGGTTTTATATACTTATTTGGAAAGATGGTCAAAAAAAAGAATTTTAAACTGA
- a CDS encoding efflux RND transporter periplasmic adaptor subunit: protein MKISNKIIYIIVTIILLSLFVYSVIPNQTNEETEANSYNVDYNKLDEIIFNVKTTKVFKGDLVQTITANGIVRAEKELDITSNINGIINEINIYEGKYVNKNEVLISFDDREYKVDLREAEERIIEAKVSYGLLIKDAPADTVGNIKQIEIEKKLKKLEEDYTNNQIAENEYLKLKEDLEMKLIFTGAKREELILNKSGYNAAINQIDRAKLNLEYTKIKAPFSGVIGNFDLVVGQRSTAGNTLFKLFSSSIMQISIDVLESELNKIKIGNKAEIEIPAFQSEKFIGKVERISPYIDTENRTCKVIISLKNIDHKVKPGMYVNVKITSNILTTRNLIPKEALLNRDKRNLVFTVEDSLAKWKYVDIGEQNDEYIEILNGVEAGENLIIEGQFNLAHDSKVRIIN from the coding sequence ATGAAAATTTCAAATAAAATTATTTATATCATTGTTACAATAATTCTCTTATCATTATTTGTTTATTCAGTTATACCGAATCAAACAAACGAAGAAACAGAGGCAAATTCTTATAATGTAGATTATAATAAACTTGATGAAATAATTTTTAATGTTAAAACAACTAAAGTATTTAAAGGTGATTTGGTTCAGACGATTACTGCAAATGGAATTGTTCGTGCCGAGAAAGAATTGGATATAACATCGAATATTAATGGCATTATAAATGAAATAAATATTTATGAAGGGAAATATGTTAATAAGAATGAGGTTTTAATTTCTTTTGATGATAGAGAGTATAAAGTTGATTTAAGAGAAGCAGAAGAAAGGATTATTGAAGCAAAAGTTAGTTATGGATTGCTTATAAAAGATGCACCAGCTGATACAGTTGGCAATATAAAACAAATTGAAATTGAAAAAAAATTAAAAAAATTAGAAGAAGATTATACAAACAATCAAATAGCTGAAAATGAGTACTTAAAATTAAAAGAAGACCTTGAAATGAAGCTAATATTTACGGGAGCCAAACGAGAAGAATTAATACTGAACAAAAGCGGTTATAATGCAGCCATTAATCAAATTGATCGTGCTAAATTAAATTTGGAATATACAAAAATTAAAGCTCCATTTAGCGGAGTTATAGGCAATTTCGATTTAGTAGTAGGGCAAAGAAGCACTGCCGGCAATACTCTTTTCAAATTATTCAGTTCAAGCATAATGCAAATTTCTATAGATGTTTTGGAAAGTGAATTAAATAAAATTAAGATTGGCAATAAAGCTGAAATTGAAATACCTGCCTTTCAAAGTGAAAAATTTATTGGCAAAGTTGAAAGAATAAGTCCTTATATAGATACTGAAAATAGAACATGTAAAGTAATTATTTCGTTAAAAAATATTGATCATAAGGTAAAACCAGGAATGTATGTAAATGTTAAAATTACTTCAAACATTTTAACCACAAGAAATTTAATCCCAAAAGAAGCATTGTTAAATAGAGATAAAAGAAATTTAGTGTTTACGGTTGAAGATAGTTTGGCTAAATGGAAATACGTTGATATTGGGGAACAAAACGATGAATATATTGAAATATTAAATGGAGTTGAAGCTGGAGAAAATTTAATCATAGAAGGACAATTTAATTTAGCTCATGATTCTAAAGTTAGAATAATTAATTAG